The proteins below are encoded in one region of Homo sapiens chromosome 2, GRCh38.p14 Primary Assembly:
- the MORN2 gene encoding MORN repeat-containing protein 2 (non-AUG (CUG) translation initiation codon), whose protein sequence is MAAQGESQSLEDLSNTSRPTSEVYKISFIFPNGDKYDGDCTRTSSGIYERNGIGIHTTPNGIVYTGSWKDDKMNGFGRLEHFSGAVYEGQFKDNMFHGLGTYTFPNGAKYTGNFNENRVEGEGEYTDIQGLEWSGNFHFTAAPDLKLKLHM, encoded by the exons CTGGCCGCCCAGGGGGAGTCGCAGAGTTTGGAAGATCTCTCTAACACCTCTCGGCCAA cTTCAGAAGTGTATAAGATCAGCTTTATCTTTCCAAATGGAGACAAGTATG ATGGTGACTGTACAAGAACATCTTCTGGAATCTACGAGAGAAATGGAATAGGTATTCATACCACTCCTAATGGGATTGTCTACACAGGAAGCTGGAAAGATGACAAg ATGAATGGTTTTGGAAGACTTGAGCATTTTTCAGGAGCAGTATATGAAGGACAATTTAAGGATAATATGTTTCATGGACTGGGGACTTACACATTCCCAAATGGGGCAAAGTATACTGGAAATTTCAATGAAAATAG ggtggaaggtgaaggggaataTACTGATATCCAAGGACTAGAATGGAGTGGTAACTTTCATTTTACAGCTGCTCCAGACCTGAAATTAAAGCTTCACATGTAG